The sequence gtgcaatagcacaatctcggctcactgtgaaatccacctcctgggttcaagcgattctcctgcctcagcctccggagtagctaagattacaggtgcccgccacaatatccggctacttttttgtgttttttgtagacacggggtttcaccatgttggccaggctggtttcaactcctgacctcaggtgatccacctgcctcggcctcccaaagtgcttggattacaggcatgagccaccgcaccttgctgataaacataattttaaaaaatttcaaaattattttcctctgcAAATAAATACTGTGTAAGTAATCTTAATAAAGTCACATTTATTTCACCCTGCTTAAGATGACCATTTGATATGGAACTATCATGATAGTCCAATGAGTTGGGCTAgtattgaacattttattttgttaaaaacatgtttgattTCAAAATGTCATGcaacaataaaaatgacatttcCACAAATTACACTGCATAAGAGATGGCCTTAAATTCAATACAATAGACCTTGTTGAAAGACCATTCTACATGGGTTTATCCTGCTTCTGTATGTCTTTTGTAAACAGAAGCAATGACTGCCCCTCGATCTGTACTATCTTTACAAGGATATGTGTACAGTAAACAAACAGCCTTGGAAGACAGAGATAGTGTCTCCCTCTGGAGCAAAGGGCAGACATACTTACTCCTCATTATGAAAGATTGAGAATCCCTAAACTATGGTTTCTTTCTTGCAATGCAAACCACTGATCACGCCGGCATCAGTGTGAACACATTCCCATGACCCCACGGGGAAAATGCACTAATGCTCATTGTGCTTGCTGTGATGTGAGTAATAAAGTTCTTTGTCTCTGCCTAGCAGCCTCTGTCAGCATCGCTGCAACTATGGCAGGCTAACTTGTTAGCTTGCAGGTGGGGTGTGATCTCAGCGCTTTCACAGTCCTGGACGGTTTGGCTATGAGACTGTGATGTTGACAGAGATGTCTTTCTAAAAGAGGAATGATGAGGGCCTCTTGGGCTAGGATAGGGAATACAAGATGACTCCCTGGGATCTGATATTGAATGTTTTTGCCTTAGTAAAGGGAAAACAGAAGGGAATATGTTCCCTGTTCTGCCTGTTAATGAACAGAAAAAAGAGTTAGTGCTTAGAGGCTGAACAGTGAAATATAGCTTTAAAGCAAGCTGTCCAAATGGTACCTTGATTGTTGTTCACTTTTCTCAAAGGAGTAAGAAAGAGTGTCGAGGCAGGGGAATTATTATGCCAATGGGATGGAAAGCTCCAGGGCCCTAGCTAAAAAGCCATGGGGCCATGGCAGCTAAACCAAGATATCCCAAAGCAGAAACAAATGTTGTCTGCAGTGAGAACCTTACAATTCTCTTACAGTTTTGGGAGGACAGAAaatatgagaatttttttcattgaGCTATGAAAAATGGTGgattgaaaatgaaagcaaatgaaaattaagGATGAAGTTGCTTCACAACTCAGAATCACTCTTTCCTTCTGTACCCTCTGTTTATTTCTACCCCCGCTACTCTGACTCCTGTTGAAGATTAAACTGGCAGATTAAAGCACATCTCTTTGGGGCcacaaattttacaaataaattatggCTGCTCATTGAAATATCTGTATCACTGTAGTGTGCTGAATAGTGAAAGATAGGGCCCAAGTATGAACCCCTGATATCTGTGGGtgtgattttatttggaaataggtgctttgcagatgtaattaagtcaAATATGAGATGACATCATTCTGGATTTAGGGTAGGCCCTAAATTTAACAACTCATGTCcctataagaaaaaagagagcacGATTTGAAACTTAACTGCACAGCAGAGACCcaaagaatgccatgtgaagacccAGGCAGAAATTGAAGTGATGTATCTCATGCCAAGAGATACCAAGGACTGTCTGCAGCCAGGAGAACCTGGGATTGAGGTATGGAACAGATTTTCCCTCAAagtctccagaaggaaccaatcctgTTGACATTTTAACATCAGACTTCTGGCTTCTAGATCTGTGaaagaacacatttctgttggttTAAGCCAtcaatttgtggtaatttgttacggaAACCAGCAAAAACTAAACAGTTCCTATTTGTTGTCCACAATAAGGATCTGTTCTCTGATGAGACTGACAGAAATCAAACTGCTGACTGAGCCTCCACTAACAAGATTGGACTAGCCATTGCTGCTCGGATCATCATCATTACAGAGGTAGCAATATGTCCCTCAACTTAGACTGGAACTCTGTCTACAATTTTCCAGGTTACAGTTTTATGGTTCTAATCCAGTCGTCTGATGCTATCCACATcactataaactttaaaattaatctccatatatatttttttactttctagATTATTTTCTGACAATAGtgcacaatttattgaaaaagCCATTCAATCCTGAGTCATTTGACAGGCCTTCCATGATCGCTAAAATACACTGGCATCTGGTATTGCTGAATATTGGAATGGTCTCCTCAATATCACTCAAAATATTTCTGACTCTACATACATTATCTCTTACTGGTCTAAATACCTTAGTAATATGGTTTTGTCAGTGGATGTCGCTGTATCCGGAAAGGGttcatctcttctctttcctggtGATGATCAGACATCAATTAAAGTGGCAGTGGGTTAAGTATATTGCTTGCTGGGTATCCCACGATGATCCATCTATGGCACATAATAGGTCTCTGTTAGTTTTATGGAAGTTTCTTTGTCTCGCTTGCTTATGGCCCTTCTGGATGAAAGGTCTGTGTACAAGGAGAGTAtggctagagaaaaaaaatgtggttacAGTTTCAGAAGTGGGAAACTACAATTGTATGGCAACAAAGGAAAATCAACCACCCCACCACCCTTACAGGGGATAAGTTTGGCCCCTGAAGGTATGGAACAGAACAACATAAATAACCTTTCGGTTTCCAGAGTCACTGCTAGAGCCCTCCTCCCCAAAGAAAATACACCGGTGCAACTCCCCAAACCAATGCAAATACCTTAAACTTAACTCGCTGCTGGATTTGCTATGCTCTACCAGATAGATCTAACTACAATTTGTTCACCATTTCCCTTAACCTTACTGAGAAGGTTAATGTAGCAGGAGATGGTTATCAGCTCTTAAGCCTTCACCACAAAAAACCTGCCATCACTTCTGAGTTTTTTTCTACCCTCATTCCAGCAGCCCCCTTTAACAGGCAGAACTTTAAATTGGCCACCATCAACTCTCAACAATTGATGTTATTGTAGACTTCCTGTTTCCTTGAAGGGAATGAGATCTGTGACTAGCCTCTAAACAATATGACATGGCAAAGCAATGGGCTCCTTCTCCTTTGATTAGGTTACATCATGTGGCAGTGTTGGTGGCCTATCACTCCTGTGATTATGTTACTACATAGAGAAAGGTTAATGCACTGTTTTGCTAGAATGGATAATCCCTTTGAAAATCCCTCTGCTGACTAAGAACTAAGCTGCTATGGTGTGAAAGCTCAGAGAGAGGGCCCTGTGGCAAGGAACATCAGGGACAGCAAACAGCCATCAAGAAAACAAGGACCTCTCTTGTACAGCCTCAAGGAAATGTATTCTGCCAACGAAAAATGAGCTTGAATGTGGATATTTCCCTGGTCAAGCCTCTAATGTGACCCCAGACCTGGACAGCACCTAAATTACAGCTGATCAAGACCCTGAAGCAGAGAAACCAGATAAAGCTGTGCCCAGACTTCTGACAaacagaaactatgagataataaatgtgtgttgtttgaaGAGGCTAAGTTTGTGATGATTTGTTATGCTGCAATGTAAAACTAATTCACCATGGCTTAGTCATCACATTGGATGTCAACTCACCCCATCACAAATACTATCTGGCTATTGGAATGAACAAAGGATAGTCATCAAGAATGAAGACAGACTCAATTACTCATACTAAACCAGGAACTCTAAGACATACCTGCAGAGAGGAACACAGTATTGGAGGCTTTGTTAATCTGCGACCTCCACCTAACATAGGTCTCATTTGGAGAACTCTTAACAATGACAAGTAACACTTTTATTCAGGGTTCATTGGTTACATCGCTAGGTCTGGGCGATAACAGACCTGCAATTGCTTAAGAAAACACTACCTCTGAATTATGTAGCTCTTAGACAATGGAGGAGGTCTCCTAAATTAGGCCACTGTTGGTTACTTAGGGAAGTTTCTCTGGGTAGGGGTAGAGGAATGACTTGTTATCTCTGTATATCTTGCAGGTCATTGTCTCTACAATGAGAGTCATACAAGTAGAAAAGTTGTTATAAAATATGTCCATAATTTTAGATGAAGAGATCAGTGACAGCATCTGAACTTTGAGAGGCATTCATCTCAGACTCAGCTCACTAACTAGGGCATACTAACTTGTTACATTGAAAATGAGGTAAAATCTTAAGCCTCTCCATGTTCTTAACAGATTTCTGAGTAATTTACCACAACAATTATGAAAACATATTCAGGGAAGAATttttatatctaattttaaaaatcagttaactTCACTAAAGCAGGAGAAAAAAGTAACAGTTTGCCTTTGTATTACATTATAATTAAAATCACATCTTCcagctatgtatttatttactctcATTTAAGATTCTTTTATTACCAGGTGATACCATTTATTCAACTGTGTGATGTCATCAACTAACAATTAACTGCGCattaatttctctaatttttcatttaaaaataaattcaaaatatcaacagacaaaagaaataaaaataagttatagtATATCAATCAAAGAGTAAATATCTTTTTGATCCTATAGTTTTGGAGGTGATTAGGATTATTAATTtgtgccaagtgcagtggctcaggcctgtaatcccagcactttgggaggtggaggcatgcggatcacttgaggccaggagttcacgaccagcctggcaaacatggtgaaaccctttctctactaaaaataaaaaaattagtggggtgtggtggtatgtgcctgtagtcccagctacttgggaggctgaggcagaaaattgcttaaacctgggaggcggaggttgcagtgagatgaaatcatgccactacattcccacctgggcaacagaatgagattctgtctcaaaaaaaattaataacttgtTGGCTAGGTACAGACATATACCTATAGCTTTTACAAAATCATAGAATCCATACCATTTTGAAACTTACATTTTCCCTACAATATGATCTCTCAGTACATTCACATATATATCATTCATTTAATCAACTACATAATGTTTTGCTGTATAGCTCTATTGTAATATAATCATTCTTTTCTGTTGAATAATTAGGTAGCCTCCAAGCATTTGTATTTTACTACTATAAgcgataataaaattaaaattggaaaagTAAGATTaacagattttaatttatttggcTCTAAGAATCCTTTCGTGTTCACATGTTTTGCATCTAAATAattcatatctttaaaaatgaataatatagtTATAACTAATgttcattatatataataattgatcatattatatgatatagaatttattataatataataattctaATTAGGCATACTAACATATGTCTGTCATGAAGAAATAAACTGAGCCATGCAAATACACCAAAACTTGTAGAAATGCACCAAAATTTGTAGAAATGAACCAAAACTTGAACTCAAGTAGTGAAGTTTATCTTTAGAATTAGAACAGTAAGTTAATTTCGATGAagtgaacaaaataaagcaatacaCCATAATCATATTCATGGATGAGATGACATAATCTATTCTTCCCCAAATTCATCTATAAATGTAATGGAATCCCAATCAAGAGAAACTTTCTCCCAAATCAAAGCTAAATTGTCTAATTCACAAAGTCTCATTTTATAAAGCGTATCAAATAGGTTAAGAAAGTAATATGGGAGAACACACCAAGTTATTGCTGTCCCCATAATCTTATTGTAAAATAATACTATTATAATAAAACaatcttacaaaatatttttatatcattttatacaaaagaaatttatgaTTCACAATAGCAGTTGACATAGTTCTGTTCTACTTTGTCTCCTAAACTTAAAAGGTAAAGAAACCAGTTTGTACCGAAAATCTACACTGGACCATGCCCTTTGTTGGAAGctatataaatgttaatataGAACCATCAGTTAGATCAAATGAATCTCCAGAGCTAACTACATCTAAGGTTCTAGTTACTCTTTATTACAAGCCTGCAAAGAGTCAAAAAGCATAAGGAATTatgctttgttctttctttttttaatgtatgaaatatttatttacagaatTTAGAGCTGaaggactttttattttattttattttgaaaatacaggATGTTTATTggggagttttttttaaattatactttaagttctggggtacatgtacagaacatgcagatttgttacataggtatacacgtgccatggtggtttgctgcacccatcaaactGTCAtctacattgggtatttctcctaatgctatccctcctctagccctGCCCCCTCCGGCAGGccgtggtgtgtgatgttcctctccctgtatccaggtattctcattgttcaactcccacttatgagtgagaacatgcagagtttggttttctgttcttgtgttagtttgctgagaatgatggtttccagtttcatccatgtccctgcaaaggacataaattcatcttttttatggatgcatcatattccatagtgtatatgtgccacattttctttatccagtctatcatcgataggcatttgggttggttccaagaatCTTCTAGTGTGAACagtcctgcaataaacatacgtgtgcatgtgtctttatagtagaatgatttataatcctttgggtatatacccagtaatgggattgctgggtcaaatggtatttctagttctagatccttgaggaatcaccacactgtgttccacaatggttgaactaatttacactcccaccaacagtgtaaaagcgttcctatttctccacatcctttccagcatcggTTGTTTCCTGACACTTTGTTCTTTAAAAtaccttctgtttttttctgaaaccttcaTCTTACATCAATTCCTTTTCTTATGCCAAATGTTGATTTAATGTCTGAGTCACTATGCATTTTGGAAACCAATTGAATGCTCTAACTACTGGTTATTTTACAGAACCAGTTACTATCTTTTTTATaggatatttatttaatatattctttatttttttaaattttaaacccaAAGCGAAGTTTCAAGAATAGTACAATGAATACTTACATACCTTTCACCAATCATTAACATCTTACCTCTCATATGTatgtaattttgatttatttactgTCTGAATTTTTTGAGAGTAAGACAAAAACATCGTATCAGTTTATCCTAAATATGgcagcattttcctttttttttttttcaatgttctaGTATCTACAGTTATTCTTTCAGACAGGTGTGCATGTCTCATGTCACCTTATTTAGCTATGTCCCAGTTCaagagataaattaataaatttggtATACTCTCAAGTAAGGTAATGTTTGTTTAATGagtcaataatataaaaataggtgGATTCAGTGGTCTGATGAGGTTTACATTAGGCCAAATAATTTTCAGTAACCTAAAATTTTCCCAAAATGATTCCATAGGTACAGTGATGCATAAGCCGTTAAGTATAACCTATGTAAATGCTGAAATCTGAGTGttagagaaatatttatttatttatttatttatttatttattgagccagagtcttgctctgtcgcccaggctggagtgtagtggtgcgatcttggctgactgcatcctccatcttccgggttcacgccattctcctgcctcagcctcccgagtagctggtactacaggcgcccaccaccatgcccggctaatttctttttgtatttttagtagagatggggtttcactgtgttagccaggatggtctctatctcctgaacttgtgatccgcccgcctcagcctcccaaagtgctgggattacaggcatgagccacggcacccggccatgTTAGAGAAATCTTATACTGACATAGTGATTAATTAGATGACTTgcacaaaattttatataaaaataatttttgaaatactatattttatgtatgtgtttttaGCTTACAGCTAATAAGGAAATTCACTGACATATGTGACTATATCTCTTCTAGTTgttaaacaaaatgtgaaatGAAAGCTGCTTCCTTTGAAAGTAACTTGTATAGATTTTCATTTCACATCTAGCATTTATAAAACTTGGTATCTAATTGCCTTCTGTCACATTTCATTAGCTACGTCAGTCCATCTCAACACCATGCATCACATGTCACAAGGATGTAATGCAtcagtaaaaagagaaaagaggatcCTATTTATATTGGCATCATATATCGACTTTGAATTGAGATACTCTCAGTTCAAGATCCAAGAAAAACAtgcagaagaaaatggagaagttCTCCGtcagtattttcttttgaaattttaaaaaatgtgctaaTACTTAAAATGAGTGGGTTTTAGTCACATTAAAACACCGATGTTTCTGGCACCTCCTTCTCCACAGCAATCCTCATCCTCATCTGCAAATACATTCAAATTGTATTAGACATATTTCCTCTTTCTTGAccaaattttgtttcttaattatgTTACAGACTATCTAAGTATATACAAATaggagaaatgaaattaaaataaacttccattttatttatccatcagTATCTTAAAGATTCAGATCAGCTCATTTTATGTCAAATGAAGCATATTCGAGATACAgggttattttttaaaggataaaataaagattaatgaTAGTTTGACTACGAAAATACCATAAAATTCTGCAACTTTAGAGCAATTAAAATGCTATTGGCACATCCAAGTGCTGTGTAATAGTTATGTTTGGTCaaaaacaattagaaattaaGTTATCTAAGTGATGTGCTCCCAAATTATACTTTgtataaaacttatttattttatataacgtatgttttagataattttttttcttttgtttgtttttgattttctattcAGGCAGGATCATAGCTTCTTTCAGGAGACAAGGAAACTGTGTCACAGTGTAACAAGAAGTTTAGGGAACAAAAATGGATTTTTTATAAGTACTCTACGTAAGTTCATAACTTATGCTTCCTTCCATATTATCTTTggaaagagaagataaaaaattGTCTTCAATTAAATTgatgcttcaaataaaaacttttggTATTTTAATAAACATCTCAAAAGATACTAGAAAATCTCCCTTTGGATCTATTCTAAGAAACAGCTAAGGACAGTgtggaaaatataatatttgaatATCTTGCATAAATTCCAAAATGTGCCAACTGTCCTACCAAAATATCACTTGTTGTGGCAGTGATGCCCTTTTTATGCAAGTGACTGCAAGACAATACCAGAATCAGAAAtgcattataaaatgaaaatattcagagaccagcctggccaatatgggaaaccccccctctactaaaaatacaaaaattagcctggtgtggtggaacACGCccatagtcccggctactcaggaggctgaggcaggagaatcagttacatcccagaggtggaggttgcactgagccgagatcgtgccactgcactccagactgggcaacagagtgagactctgtcaaagaaaaaaagaaagagagagagagagagaaagaaataaagagagagacagagagaggaggaaggaaggaaggaaggaaggaaggaaggaagggagggagggagggagggagggagggagggagggagggagggaaagagagagagagaaagaaaagaaaaagaaagaaagaaagaaggaaagaaagaaagagaaagtcaaatagaACATTTAGATGCAGAAGATTTGAAATACAAGAGATAATATTCTTTCCAAATTCAATATTTCTTAACGATCAAGCCGAATTAGCTGCCTTTTCATAAAAAaggaagttttgttttatttttaattataggaaATAAGTACAATAATCTGGGAAATTTTGTAATAGTTGAGTAGCAGAATTTTAGatttgttttgcaattttttacaataaatttagttttgatttttctgggtacatagtaggtatgaGGTTGGTGGAAAactaattacttttaatggcaaaacccacaattactttGGCGCCAAActgtacatatatttttgagGTACATAAGATATATTGAGACAAGCAcgtaatgcataataatcacatcatgaaaaatgtggtatccatcccctcaagcatttttcttttgagttacaattgaattatactcttttagttgtttttaaatatataattaaattattttgactatagtcacccttttATGCTATCAAATCCTGGGTGTTATTCATTGTTTCTATCTTTTAGgtttttcaattgtcttttaaatttcctgtttttattcatttaaaatttttataagcctctgaatttttattatttagtgaaaaaatagtttttcttttaaaaatgatactgataaatgattttcccatttttataatCATATTTTAGTATCATTTACATAATACAGAATTTAACTGACATCATTTTTAAGGTTATTAAATACTAACATTAATCTAGACATTGACATTTAAGTCAGTTCTTTGTAATTATTTGGAATTTGAGAGTTAACCTGTTATCacatttagagttttttttttttaattaatttatttttgagactgagtctcgctccgtcgctcaggctggagtgcagtggcggggtctcagctcactgcaagctccgcctcccgggttcatgccattctcctgcctcagcctcccgatagctgggactacaggcacgtgccttttaatattgaatttaagtgatttttttttaatccaaaatgcGTTTATTGAGATGGTTTCCCACTCATCTTGATTCAGAGTGCTTTCAGTGCTGCTTCCTCCTTAAGGAACATCCTTCTGTAAGCCTTGCTTTTCCTCCTGTAGGCTGGCAGAGGACAGTGGAGCAGCCAACACACAAAACTACCGTTTGTGCATGGCTAAAGACCGTGGTGATTTTATAGCATCCTGGGCATTTCACATCCATGAAGTAGGAATTGGGGCTCTGCACCAGGCGTTTCTTCTTGTGTTTGAGGTCATGACAAGGATAACTTTAAGAGAACTGTAGATGATGTTAGGAAAgttgccttttaaaaatccatacgATGCATAATCCTGACCCAGTATGTCCTGTTTTTATGCCTCCTAAGGTTTggtacaaatatacaaaaaaactacaaaagcaattctggaaaatgcatataaaacataTGATGTAATTTATTGATTAAAATATATCCTAAGCTTTTGAGATGGTGACAGAAATGTTTAATCATCTGCTTGTATCAAAATTGAAGTTCCTTAATATATGTGGTTCtagaatataaatatttccttttaaatttgaaaaataattgacaTGGATATTGAAAGACAGAAAAGATGATACATATGCTTCAAAAATAGGGATAGGAGTCACTTTGTACAATATAGAATGTCTATGTAATTAATAAATGTATACAGAGATACAACATATGAGAGAGACAATACAGAATATGctagaaagaaaaaatcataatgagaaaGCAAAATCGTTGTAAAAAATATGAAGGAATATAGAGAGAT comes from Symphalangus syndactylus isolate Jambi chromosome 11, NHGRI_mSymSyn1-v2.1_pri, whole genome shotgun sequence and encodes:
- the LOC129492836 gene encoding small ribosomal subunit protein eS27-like, giving the protein MDVKCPGCYKITTVFSHAQTVVLCVGCSTVLCQPTGGKARLTEGCSLRRKQH